A genomic window from Vigna radiata var. radiata cultivar VC1973A chromosome 2, Vradiata_ver6, whole genome shotgun sequence includes:
- the LOC106756079 gene encoding uncharacterized protein LOC106756079, protein MLPHHHQLHIPTTVCFHASNCLLDILHLHNHKRIGFFMGGQQKKDSQTQRREKEIMGFTISLKPSPSGFDLMQNCDLPPPSKFFTGLPDKSVIFSMNRVYDIAGKGEEDDRKDCGAYRMENGGDERNKMEILKALQASQTRAREAEKKAAVLKKERECLKIVLLGESMHLFAYRQQVRLLELQLLHLQKSLWLRQQPEGDEGTSMGNGHGEETGSVAWLLALVLSFGIGVTTALSCRYYL, encoded by the coding sequence ATGCTCCCACACCATCACCAACTTCACATACCAACTACCGTTTGCTTCCACGCCTCAAACTGCTTACTTGATATTCTCCACCTTCATAATCACAAAAGGATTGGATTTTTCATGGGGGGACAGCAGAAGAAGGATAGCCAAactcaaagaagagaaaaggaaattaTGGGTTTCACAATTTCTCTCAAGCCTTCGCCTTCGGGGTTTGACCTCATGCAGAACTGTGATCTTCCTCCACCTTCCAAGTTTTTCACGGGTCTTCCAGATAAGAGTGTGATATTTTCCATGAATAGGGTATATGACATTGCAGGCAAAGGAGAAGAGGATGATAGGAAAGACTGTGGTGCTTACAGGATGGAAAATGGCGGTGATGAAAGGAATAAAATGGAGATTCTGAAGGCGTTGCAAGCATCTCAGACAAGGGCCAGGGAGGCAGAAAAGAAGGCTGCAGTTCTGAAAAAAGAGAGGGAGTGTCTTAAAATTGTTCTGTTGGGGGAGTCCATGCACTTGTTTGCATATCGCCAACAGGTGAGATTGCTTGAGCTTCAACTTCTGCACCTGCAAAAATCCCTTTGGCTGCGTCAACAGCCAGAGGGAGATGAAGGGACATCCATGGGAAATGGACACGGAGAAGAAACTGGTAGTGTTGCATGGCTTCTGGCTTTGGTTCTTTCCTTTGGAATTGGAGTCACCACCGCCCTTTCTTGCAGATACTATTTGTAA
- the LOC106756078 gene encoding ATP-dependent RNA helicase DEAH12, chloroplastic isoform X1: MNRNQEESDIGVTNCKRTRRASDKTKTIHLAIDIKHPSLYFAFKQIRVFIFQFHLSISSHCFLMKKSFYPNSSPTSQATHPCLDFHPQWRPRSYPRAHAARVHRPPETYLKVKPYFKVELRLGLRPSSREDIETLIKDCKHKEQSFTFYPDDEVAAVLSYKNWEEACDAAVWFWETLLLEKHDYTPELDSNASVTDSLDGRLRVLFRSHVMKVMEGKEVKRWVEESERLSKEIERVSRLRRNRWHFSSTNRNVDPRRGLVDEKDQVERRLKEFDSAMDCILKHLAEGADMEGADVEVEDRRSVNVLKFDGRCDWKRIHCLIRRECRRLEDGLPIYAYRKDILREIHDQKMVVLIGETGSGKSTQLVQFLADSGIGADESIVCTQSRKIAAKSVAQRVQEESSGCYEGQSVKCSTFSSLNELDSKIIFTTDHCLLQHYMRNDNLSGISCIIVDEAHERSLNTDLLMTLLKNLLHRRDDMRLIIMSATADANQLSDYFDGCSIFRVLGRSFPVDIKYAPPHHAGYSGSSVVALDVMDVVRKATEVHRTEKNGTILAFLTSQSEVEYACEKFKIIPSAVALPLHGKLSSDEQSRVFQNYPGKRKVIFSTNLAETSLTIPGVKYVIDSGLVKDCRYDPGSGMNVLKVCWISQSSADQRAGRAGRTEPGVCYRLYSETDYQSMDLNQEPEIRRVHLGVAVLRILALRVKNIQDFDFVDAPSSNSIDIAVRNLIQLGAIEMKNDGLDLTAEGWFLAKLGIEPRLGKLILGCYKHRLGREGLVLAAVMANACRIFCRVGSEFEKQRSDCLKVQFCHCDGDLFTLLAVYKEWDALPWGERKGWCFKNSINAKSMRRCQDTILEYESCLERELKIVIPSYWHWDPYTPSSYDKNLKRVILSSLAENVAMYSGCNQLGYEVAQTGQHVQLHPSCSLLVFAQKPNWVVFGEILSISNQYLVCVSTFDFQSLYDLCPAPLFDVSKMVERKLQMKTLCGLGCIVLKKFCGKANCNLLALVSRIRKACSEDRIYIEVNVDQNAVYLFASSNNMDTALALVNGALEFERKLLRAECIDKFLYHGSGPSPIALFGSGAEIKHLELEKRSLSIEVCHANINAIDDKELLMFLEKNTSGSICAVHKSAGNMKDEDKEKWGRITFTSPEFVKRATELDGHEFCGSSLKIFPSQLGGDKTFSYTDVKAKICWPRRISRGFAIVKCDIKDVNHILRDFYNLAIGGRYVRCEVGKKSMDSVVINGLGKDLSEAEILDVLRTATNRRILDFFLVRGDAVGNPPCSVLEEALLKAIYPSLPKRNPHISSCRVQVFVPGPKDAFMTALISFDGRLHLEAAKALEHIEGKALPGCLPWQKIKCQRSFQSSLIFPAPVFRVIREQLDGVLASFKNLRGLEIEEDRTFNGSHRVKITANATRTVADVRRPLEELLRGKIIEHDSLTPAVLQLMMSKDGFNLKNSLEQETGTYILFDRHNLNLRVFGSPNKVALAHDKVIQSLLSLHEEKQLEIHLRGRDLPPDLMKQVIKNFGPDLHGLKERVPGVDLKLNIRRHVISLNGRKELKTRVEEIIFEIARSCHHLVGTFDNDGPNCPICLCEVEDPFQLEGCGHLFCRLCLVEQCESAIKNQGTFPICCTHKDCGDPILLTDLRSLLFSDKLEELFRASLGAVVATSGGTYRFCPSPDCPSIYRVADPGTAGEPFVCGACYSETCTRCHLEYHPYLSCERYKEFKEDPDSSLMEWRRGKDEVKSCLACGHVIEKVDGCNHVECKCGKHVCWVCLEFFGGSDECYSHLRNVHTTII, encoded by the exons atgaACAGAAACCAAGAAGAAAGTGATATTGGAGTGACTAACTGTAAGAGAACACGAAGAGCCTCTGACAAGACAAAGACCATACACTTGGCCATTGATATAAAGCATCCTTCACTTTACTTTGCTTTCAAACAGATTAGggttttcatctttcaatttcatctttCAATTTCATCTCATTGCTTCCTCATGAAGAAATCTTTCTACCCTAACTCCTCCCCGACGTCTCAGGCCACTCATCCCTGTCTTGATTTTCACCCACAATGGAGGCCGCGCTCATACCCACGTGCACACGCGGCACGCGTCCACCGTCCGCCGGAGACTTATCTAAAGGTGAAGCCTTATTTTAAGGTGGAGCTCCGCCTCGGCCTCCGTCCTTCCAGCCGCGAGGACATCGAGACCCTGATCAAAGACTGCAAGCACAAGGAGCAGTCTTTTACCTTTTACCCTGACGACGAGGTCGCTGCCGTGCTCAGTTACAAGAATTGGGAGGAGGCGTGCGACGCGGCCGTTTGGTTCTGGGAGACGCTGCTGTTGGAGAAACACGATTATACGCCGGAGCTGGACTCCAACGCTTCGGTGACGGACAGTCTGGATGGTCGCCTTCGAGTGCTGTTCAGGAGTCACGTGATGAAGGTGATGGAGGGGAAGGAGGTTAAGCGGTGGGTGGAGGAGAGTGAACGGTTGTCGAAGGAAATTGAGAGGGTTTCACGTTTGCGGAGGAATCGCTGGCATTTTAGCTCTACTAACCGCAATGTTGACCCGAGGAGAGGGCTCGTTGATGAGAAAGACCAGGTTGAAAGGAGGTTGAAGGAGTTCGACTCTGCGATGGATTGTATACTGAAGCATCTGGCTGAGGGCGCTGACATGGAGGGTGCCGACGTGGAGGTGGAGGATCGTCGGAGTGTGAATGTGTTGAAGTTTGATGGACGTTGTGATTGGAAGCGCATTCACTGCCTGATCAGAAGGGAGTGTCGGAGACTGGAGGATGGATTACCCATTTATGCTTATAGGAAGGATATTCTTCGGGAGATACATGATCAGAAG ATGGTGGTATTAATTGGAGAGACTGGATCTGGTAAGAGTACACAGTTAGTTCAGTTTCTAGCTGATTCTGGCATTGGTGCTGATGAATCCATTGTATGCACCCAGTCTCGCAAGATTGCTGCCAAATCAGTGGCTCAAAGGGTCCAGGAAGAAAGCAGTGGGTGTTATGAAGGGCAATCAGTCAAATGTTCTACGTTTTCATCCTTGAATGAGCTTGATTCCAAGATAATATTCACGACAGATCACTGTTTATTGCAGCACTACATGAGGAATGATAATTTGTCTGGGATCTCGTGCATCATAGTTGATGAGGCTCACGAGAGGAGCTTAAATACAGATTTACTGATGACTTTGTTGAAGAATTTACTTCATAGGAGGGATGATATGCGGCTTATCATTATGTCTGCTACAGCTGATGCAAATCAGCTATCTGATTACTTTGATGGTTGTAGTATTTTTCGTGTGCTTGGGAGAAGTTTTCCAGTGGATATCAAATATGCTCCTCCTCACCATGCTGGGTATTCTGGTTCTTCTGTTGTCGCCTTGGATGTTATGGATGTTGTCAGAAAGGCAACAGAGGTTCACAGAACAGAGAAAAATGGAACTATCCTTGCCTTTTTGACCTCTCAGTCAGAAGTAGAATATGCTTgtgagaaatttaaaataataccCTCTGCAGTTGCCCTGCCCTTACATGGAAAACTTTCATCTGATGAGCAATCTCGTGTTTTTCAGAACTACCCTGGAAAGAGAAAAGTGATATTTTCAACAAATCTTGCGGAGACATCACTGACAATTCCTGGTGTTAAGTATGTGATTGATTCTGGTTTAGTTAAAGACTGCAGATATGATCCTGGCAGCGGGATGAATGTACTTAAGGTGTGCTGGATTAGTCAGAGCTCTGCTGATCAACGGGCTGGTCGTGCTGGGAGGACTGAACCTGGTGTGTGCTATAGGCTGTATTCAGAAACTGATTATCAATCAATGGACCTAAATCAAGAGCCAGAGATTCGGCGAGTTCATCTTGGTGTAGCAGTTTTGAGGATCCTGGCTCTTAGAGTGAAGAATATTCAGGATTTTGATTTTGTGGATGCTCCAAGTTCTAACTCTATTGATATAGCAGTCAGGAATCTAATTCAGTTAGGAGCAATTGAGATGAAAAACGATGGTCTTGATCTAACAGCAGAGGGTTGGTTCCTTGCTAAATTGGGAATTGAACCCAGGCTTGGTAAACTTATTCTTGGCTGTTACAAACATCGTTTGGGTAGGGAAGGTCTTGTTCTGGCTGCTGTGATGGCCAATGCTTGTAGGATATTTTGCAGAGTTGGCagtgaatttgaaaaacaaagatCCGATTGTCTTAAAGTGCAATTTTGCCATTGTGATGGTGACCTCTTTACTCTTCTCGCTGTGTACAAGGAATGGGATGCTTTGCCTTGGGGAGAAAGGAAAGGATGGTGTTTCAAAAACAGCATCAATGCTAAGTCCATGAGGAGGTGCCAAGACACAATTTTGGAGTATGAAAGTTGCCTTGAGCGTGAACTTAAAATTGTTATTCCGAGTTATTGGCATTGGGACCCTTATACACCCTCTAGTTATGATAAGAACTTGAAGAGGGTTATACTGTCCTCACTTGCTGAGAATGTAGCCATGTACTCTGGCTGCAATCAACTAGGTTATGAAGTGGCACAAACTGGGCAACACGTTCAACTGCATCCTTCATGTTCATTGCTTGTTTTTGCTCAGAAACCAAATTGGGTGGTTTTTGGTGAGATTCTTTCAATCTCTAATCAATATTTGGTCTGCGTGAGCACATTTGACTTTCAATCATTATATGACCTTTGCCCAGCTCCCTTGTTTGATGTATCTAAAATGGTGGAGCGGAAGTTGCAAATGAAGACACTGTGTGGTCTTGGCTGTATTGTTCTCAAGAAATTTTGTGGAAAAGCCAACTGTAATTTGTTGGCTCTTGTTTCACGTATAAGGAAAGCTTGTTCAGAGGACCGTATCTACATTGAAGTGAATGTTGACCAGAATGCAGTCTACTTATTTGCCTCTTCAAATAATATGGATACAGCCCTTGCGTTGGTTAATGGCGCTCTAGAATTTGAGAGAAAGTTGTTACGTGCCGAATGTATTGATAAGTTTTTGTATCATGGGTCTGGTCCTTCACCTATCGCTTTGTTTGGGTCTGGTGCTGAGATAAAACATTTGGAACTTGAGAAACGTTCCTTGAGTATTGAGGTATGTCATGCAAACATAAATGCAATTGATGACAAGGAGCTCTTAATGTTTTTAGAGAAGAATACCTCTGGTAGCATCTGTGCTGTGCACAAATCTGCAGGCAATATGAAGGATGAAGATAAGGAAAAGTGGGGCAGGATAACTTTTACGTCCCCTGAATTTGTCAAAAGAGCCACTGAACTAGATGGACACGAGTTTTGTGGCTCCTCCTTGAAAATTTTCCCTTCGCAGTTGGGAGGGGATAAAACATTTTCGTACACTGATGTTAAAGCAAAAATTTGTTGGCCTCGTAGGATTAGCAGGGGATTTGCCATAGTTAAATGTGATATAAAGGATGTCAATCATATATTGAGAGATTTCTACAACCTTGCAATAGGGGGAAGGTATGTTCGATGTGAAGTTGGCAAAAAGAGTATGGACAGTGTTGTTATAAATGGGCTTGGCAAAGACCTCTCGGAAGCTGAAATACTGGATGTGCTAAGAACTGCTACAAACAGAAGGATTTTGGATTTTTTCTTGGTGAGAGGGGATGCGGTTGGAAACCCACCATGCAGTGTTTTGGAAGAGGCACTCTTGAAGGCAATTTACCCCTCTTTGCCCAAAAGAAACCCGCACATTAGTTCTTGCCGGGTTCAGGTGTTTGTACCTGGGCCTAAGGATGCCTTTATGACAGCTTTAATCAGTTTCGATGGAAGATTGCATTTAGAGGCAGCAAAAGCTTTGGAGCATATTGAAGGAAAGGCGTTACCTGGATGTCTACCATGGCAAAAGATAAAGTGCCAGCGGTCGTTTCAAAGCTCCTTGATATTTCCAGCACCAGTGTTTCGTGTGATTAGGGAACAACTGGATGGAGTACTTGCAAGCTTCAAGAATTTAAGAG GTCTTGAGATCGAGGAGGACAGGACATTTAATGGTTCCCACCGAGTCAAGATAACTGCGAACGCCACAAGGACAGTGGCAGATGTCAGAAGACCTCTGGAAGAACTATTAAGAGGGAAAATCATTGAGCATGACAGTCTCACTCCTGCAGTTCTCCAGCTCATGATGTCCAAGGATGGCTTTAATCTTAAAAACTCATTGGAGCAGGAGACAGGAACTTATATTCTTTTTGACAGGCACAACTTGAATTTACGTGTGTTTGGTTCCCCAAACAAGGTTGCTTTGGCTCATGACAAGGTGATTCAATCCCTCCTTTCTCTACATGAAGAAAAGCAGTTAGAAATCCATCTGAGAGGGAGGGATTTACCTCCTGATTTAATGAAGCAAGTGATTAAGAACTTTGGACCGGATCTGCATGGACTGAAAGAAAGGGTACCTGGAGTAGATCTTAAGCTCAACATAAGACGCCATGTAATCAGTCTTAATGGTAGGAAGGAGTTGAAAACCAGGGTAGAGGAAATAATTTTTGAGATTGCTCGTTCATGCCATCATTTGGTTGGGACGTTTGATAATGATGGTCCTAATTGCCCGATTTGCTTGTGCGAGGTTGAGGATCCATTCCAGCTTGAAGGCTGTGGTCATTTGTTCTGCCGGTTGTGTCTGGTGGAACAATGTGAATCTGCTATTAAAAACCAAGGCACCTTCCCAATATGTTGTACTCACAAGGACTGTGGAGATCCCATCCTGCTTACAGATCTGAGATCTCTCTTATTTAGCGATAAGTTGGAGGAACTTTTCAGGGCTTCTTTGGGAGCAGTCGTGGCTACGAGTGGGGGAACTTACAGGTTTTGCCCTTCTCCAGACTGCCCCTCAATTTATCGAGTTGCAGATCCTGGGACTGCTGGTGAGCCATTTGTTTGTGGGGCTTGTTATTCAGAGACATGTACCAGGTGCCACTTAGAGTATCATCCTTACCTTTCATGCGAGAGATATAAAGAGTTCAAGGAAGATCCGGATTCATCTCTGATGGAGTGGCGCAGAGGCAAGGATGAAGTTAAGAGTTGCTTGGCGTGTGGGCATGTAATTGAGAAGGTGGATGGGTGCAACCATGTTGAGTGCAAGTGTGGAAAGCATGTGTGTTGGGTTTGCTTAGAGTTCTTCGGTGGTAGTGATGAATGTTATAGCCATTTGAGAAATGTGCACACGACTATAATATAA
- the LOC106756078 gene encoding ATP-dependent RNA helicase DEAH12, chloroplastic isoform X2 — protein sequence MVVLIGETGSGKSTQLVQFLADSGIGADESIVCTQSRKIAAKSVAQRVQEESSGCYEGQSVKCSTFSSLNELDSKIIFTTDHCLLQHYMRNDNLSGISCIIVDEAHERSLNTDLLMTLLKNLLHRRDDMRLIIMSATADANQLSDYFDGCSIFRVLGRSFPVDIKYAPPHHAGYSGSSVVALDVMDVVRKATEVHRTEKNGTILAFLTSQSEVEYACEKFKIIPSAVALPLHGKLSSDEQSRVFQNYPGKRKVIFSTNLAETSLTIPGVKYVIDSGLVKDCRYDPGSGMNVLKVCWISQSSADQRAGRAGRTEPGVCYRLYSETDYQSMDLNQEPEIRRVHLGVAVLRILALRVKNIQDFDFVDAPSSNSIDIAVRNLIQLGAIEMKNDGLDLTAEGWFLAKLGIEPRLGKLILGCYKHRLGREGLVLAAVMANACRIFCRVGSEFEKQRSDCLKVQFCHCDGDLFTLLAVYKEWDALPWGERKGWCFKNSINAKSMRRCQDTILEYESCLERELKIVIPSYWHWDPYTPSSYDKNLKRVILSSLAENVAMYSGCNQLGYEVAQTGQHVQLHPSCSLLVFAQKPNWVVFGEILSISNQYLVCVSTFDFQSLYDLCPAPLFDVSKMVERKLQMKTLCGLGCIVLKKFCGKANCNLLALVSRIRKACSEDRIYIEVNVDQNAVYLFASSNNMDTALALVNGALEFERKLLRAECIDKFLYHGSGPSPIALFGSGAEIKHLELEKRSLSIEVCHANINAIDDKELLMFLEKNTSGSICAVHKSAGNMKDEDKEKWGRITFTSPEFVKRATELDGHEFCGSSLKIFPSQLGGDKTFSYTDVKAKICWPRRISRGFAIVKCDIKDVNHILRDFYNLAIGGRYVRCEVGKKSMDSVVINGLGKDLSEAEILDVLRTATNRRILDFFLVRGDAVGNPPCSVLEEALLKAIYPSLPKRNPHISSCRVQVFVPGPKDAFMTALISFDGRLHLEAAKALEHIEGKALPGCLPWQKIKCQRSFQSSLIFPAPVFRVIREQLDGVLASFKNLRGLEIEEDRTFNGSHRVKITANATRTVADVRRPLEELLRGKIIEHDSLTPAVLQLMMSKDGFNLKNSLEQETGTYILFDRHNLNLRVFGSPNKVALAHDKVIQSLLSLHEEKQLEIHLRGRDLPPDLMKQVIKNFGPDLHGLKERVPGVDLKLNIRRHVISLNGRKELKTRVEEIIFEIARSCHHLVGTFDNDGPNCPICLCEVEDPFQLEGCGHLFCRLCLVEQCESAIKNQGTFPICCTHKDCGDPILLTDLRSLLFSDKLEELFRASLGAVVATSGGTYRFCPSPDCPSIYRVADPGTAGEPFVCGACYSETCTRCHLEYHPYLSCERYKEFKEDPDSSLMEWRRGKDEVKSCLACGHVIEKVDGCNHVECKCGKHVCWVCLEFFGGSDECYSHLRNVHTTII from the exons ATGGTGGTATTAATTGGAGAGACTGGATCTGGTAAGAGTACACAGTTAGTTCAGTTTCTAGCTGATTCTGGCATTGGTGCTGATGAATCCATTGTATGCACCCAGTCTCGCAAGATTGCTGCCAAATCAGTGGCTCAAAGGGTCCAGGAAGAAAGCAGTGGGTGTTATGAAGGGCAATCAGTCAAATGTTCTACGTTTTCATCCTTGAATGAGCTTGATTCCAAGATAATATTCACGACAGATCACTGTTTATTGCAGCACTACATGAGGAATGATAATTTGTCTGGGATCTCGTGCATCATAGTTGATGAGGCTCACGAGAGGAGCTTAAATACAGATTTACTGATGACTTTGTTGAAGAATTTACTTCATAGGAGGGATGATATGCGGCTTATCATTATGTCTGCTACAGCTGATGCAAATCAGCTATCTGATTACTTTGATGGTTGTAGTATTTTTCGTGTGCTTGGGAGAAGTTTTCCAGTGGATATCAAATATGCTCCTCCTCACCATGCTGGGTATTCTGGTTCTTCTGTTGTCGCCTTGGATGTTATGGATGTTGTCAGAAAGGCAACAGAGGTTCACAGAACAGAGAAAAATGGAACTATCCTTGCCTTTTTGACCTCTCAGTCAGAAGTAGAATATGCTTgtgagaaatttaaaataataccCTCTGCAGTTGCCCTGCCCTTACATGGAAAACTTTCATCTGATGAGCAATCTCGTGTTTTTCAGAACTACCCTGGAAAGAGAAAAGTGATATTTTCAACAAATCTTGCGGAGACATCACTGACAATTCCTGGTGTTAAGTATGTGATTGATTCTGGTTTAGTTAAAGACTGCAGATATGATCCTGGCAGCGGGATGAATGTACTTAAGGTGTGCTGGATTAGTCAGAGCTCTGCTGATCAACGGGCTGGTCGTGCTGGGAGGACTGAACCTGGTGTGTGCTATAGGCTGTATTCAGAAACTGATTATCAATCAATGGACCTAAATCAAGAGCCAGAGATTCGGCGAGTTCATCTTGGTGTAGCAGTTTTGAGGATCCTGGCTCTTAGAGTGAAGAATATTCAGGATTTTGATTTTGTGGATGCTCCAAGTTCTAACTCTATTGATATAGCAGTCAGGAATCTAATTCAGTTAGGAGCAATTGAGATGAAAAACGATGGTCTTGATCTAACAGCAGAGGGTTGGTTCCTTGCTAAATTGGGAATTGAACCCAGGCTTGGTAAACTTATTCTTGGCTGTTACAAACATCGTTTGGGTAGGGAAGGTCTTGTTCTGGCTGCTGTGATGGCCAATGCTTGTAGGATATTTTGCAGAGTTGGCagtgaatttgaaaaacaaagatCCGATTGTCTTAAAGTGCAATTTTGCCATTGTGATGGTGACCTCTTTACTCTTCTCGCTGTGTACAAGGAATGGGATGCTTTGCCTTGGGGAGAAAGGAAAGGATGGTGTTTCAAAAACAGCATCAATGCTAAGTCCATGAGGAGGTGCCAAGACACAATTTTGGAGTATGAAAGTTGCCTTGAGCGTGAACTTAAAATTGTTATTCCGAGTTATTGGCATTGGGACCCTTATACACCCTCTAGTTATGATAAGAACTTGAAGAGGGTTATACTGTCCTCACTTGCTGAGAATGTAGCCATGTACTCTGGCTGCAATCAACTAGGTTATGAAGTGGCACAAACTGGGCAACACGTTCAACTGCATCCTTCATGTTCATTGCTTGTTTTTGCTCAGAAACCAAATTGGGTGGTTTTTGGTGAGATTCTTTCAATCTCTAATCAATATTTGGTCTGCGTGAGCACATTTGACTTTCAATCATTATATGACCTTTGCCCAGCTCCCTTGTTTGATGTATCTAAAATGGTGGAGCGGAAGTTGCAAATGAAGACACTGTGTGGTCTTGGCTGTATTGTTCTCAAGAAATTTTGTGGAAAAGCCAACTGTAATTTGTTGGCTCTTGTTTCACGTATAAGGAAAGCTTGTTCAGAGGACCGTATCTACATTGAAGTGAATGTTGACCAGAATGCAGTCTACTTATTTGCCTCTTCAAATAATATGGATACAGCCCTTGCGTTGGTTAATGGCGCTCTAGAATTTGAGAGAAAGTTGTTACGTGCCGAATGTATTGATAAGTTTTTGTATCATGGGTCTGGTCCTTCACCTATCGCTTTGTTTGGGTCTGGTGCTGAGATAAAACATTTGGAACTTGAGAAACGTTCCTTGAGTATTGAGGTATGTCATGCAAACATAAATGCAATTGATGACAAGGAGCTCTTAATGTTTTTAGAGAAGAATACCTCTGGTAGCATCTGTGCTGTGCACAAATCTGCAGGCAATATGAAGGATGAAGATAAGGAAAAGTGGGGCAGGATAACTTTTACGTCCCCTGAATTTGTCAAAAGAGCCACTGAACTAGATGGACACGAGTTTTGTGGCTCCTCCTTGAAAATTTTCCCTTCGCAGTTGGGAGGGGATAAAACATTTTCGTACACTGATGTTAAAGCAAAAATTTGTTGGCCTCGTAGGATTAGCAGGGGATTTGCCATAGTTAAATGTGATATAAAGGATGTCAATCATATATTGAGAGATTTCTACAACCTTGCAATAGGGGGAAGGTATGTTCGATGTGAAGTTGGCAAAAAGAGTATGGACAGTGTTGTTATAAATGGGCTTGGCAAAGACCTCTCGGAAGCTGAAATACTGGATGTGCTAAGAACTGCTACAAACAGAAGGATTTTGGATTTTTTCTTGGTGAGAGGGGATGCGGTTGGAAACCCACCATGCAGTGTTTTGGAAGAGGCACTCTTGAAGGCAATTTACCCCTCTTTGCCCAAAAGAAACCCGCACATTAGTTCTTGCCGGGTTCAGGTGTTTGTACCTGGGCCTAAGGATGCCTTTATGACAGCTTTAATCAGTTTCGATGGAAGATTGCATTTAGAGGCAGCAAAAGCTTTGGAGCATATTGAAGGAAAGGCGTTACCTGGATGTCTACCATGGCAAAAGATAAAGTGCCAGCGGTCGTTTCAAAGCTCCTTGATATTTCCAGCACCAGTGTTTCGTGTGATTAGGGAACAACTGGATGGAGTACTTGCAAGCTTCAAGAATTTAAGAG GTCTTGAGATCGAGGAGGACAGGACATTTAATGGTTCCCACCGAGTCAAGATAACTGCGAACGCCACAAGGACAGTGGCAGATGTCAGAAGACCTCTGGAAGAACTATTAAGAGGGAAAATCATTGAGCATGACAGTCTCACTCCTGCAGTTCTCCAGCTCATGATGTCCAAGGATGGCTTTAATCTTAAAAACTCATTGGAGCAGGAGACAGGAACTTATATTCTTTTTGACAGGCACAACTTGAATTTACGTGTGTTTGGTTCCCCAAACAAGGTTGCTTTGGCTCATGACAAGGTGATTCAATCCCTCCTTTCTCTACATGAAGAAAAGCAGTTAGAAATCCATCTGAGAGGGAGGGATTTACCTCCTGATTTAATGAAGCAAGTGATTAAGAACTTTGGACCGGATCTGCATGGACTGAAAGAAAGGGTACCTGGAGTAGATCTTAAGCTCAACATAAGACGCCATGTAATCAGTCTTAATGGTAGGAAGGAGTTGAAAACCAGGGTAGAGGAAATAATTTTTGAGATTGCTCGTTCATGCCATCATTTGGTTGGGACGTTTGATAATGATGGTCCTAATTGCCCGATTTGCTTGTGCGAGGTTGAGGATCCATTCCAGCTTGAAGGCTGTGGTCATTTGTTCTGCCGGTTGTGTCTGGTGGAACAATGTGAATCTGCTATTAAAAACCAAGGCACCTTCCCAATATGTTGTACTCACAAGGACTGTGGAGATCCCATCCTGCTTACAGATCTGAGATCTCTCTTATTTAGCGATAAGTTGGAGGAACTTTTCAGGGCTTCTTTGGGAGCAGTCGTGGCTACGAGTGGGGGAACTTACAGGTTTTGCCCTTCTCCAGACTGCCCCTCAATTTATCGAGTTGCAGATCCTGGGACTGCTGGTGAGCCATTTGTTTGTGGGGCTTGTTATTCAGAGACATGTACCAGGTGCCACTTAGAGTATCATCCTTACCTTTCATGCGAGAGATATAAAGAGTTCAAGGAAGATCCGGATTCATCTCTGATGGAGTGGCGCAGAGGCAAGGATGAAGTTAAGAGTTGCTTGGCGTGTGGGCATGTAATTGAGAAGGTGGATGGGTGCAACCATGTTGAGTGCAAGTGTGGAAAGCATGTGTGTTGGGTTTGCTTAGAGTTCTTCGGTGGTAGTGATGAATGTTATAGCCATTTGAGAAATGTGCACACGACTATAATATAA